GATGGGTAAAGACGCCGCCGGACGCCAGCTGCTGACGAATGTCGTGGTCGGATTTCTCCCCGCCGCCGTCATCGGGCTGGCCTTCAATAAATTGATCAAATCCTACCTGTTCGGCACCTGGCCGGTGATTCTGGCCTGGTTTTTTGGTGGGCTGGCGATCCTCGCCGTCAGTTGGAGAAACAAACATAAAGAGACAGGTGCTCAGAGTGGGCTGTCGATCATGGAACTCAGCTGGCGCATGGCCCTGATCATCGGCTTCGCCCAGTGCATCGCCATGTGGCCGGGGGTCAGCCGCAGCCTGGTGACCATCGTCGGCGGACTGCTGGTCGGACTCACACTGTCGGCCGCCGTCGAATTCAGCTTTCTGCTCGGCCTGATCACCCTTTCCGCCGCCACCGCTTATGACGCGCTCAAACATGGTCAGGTCATGCTCCAGACCTTCGATGCCCTGTCTCTGGCCGTGGGCGTTTTCTTCGCCTTCGTTGCAGCTGTCCTGTCGGTAAAGTGGATGGTCGGCTACCTCAACCGTCACGGGCTGGCCATCTTCGGTTACTACCGCGTCGCTCTGGCGCTGGTGGCGGGGACGCTGTTAATGAACGGGGTATTGTAATAACAGCAGGCTGAACTAGAAATATCGCCCGACCTGCAGGGTGAACGCGTTGATCCCGTGGTTTTCATGATAAAGGTTACCGTTAGACAGATGATAACCTCTGAAGGCCGCATACCAGCGTACCTTGTTCGATGACAGCCATTCACTGCCGATACCGGCTTGCGGATTAAAGTTGAGCCGCAAGCCCTGCCCTTCGACCTGAAAATCGCTGTAAACCAGGCCAATGCCCCCTT
Above is a genomic segment from Geopsychrobacter electrodiphilus DSM 16401 containing:
- a CDS encoding undecaprenyl-diphosphate phosphatase, with the protein product MRPSKRLMPYLLVFFYIVLQSASCMAAVTAAPGQSAGKTSALTLGQAAVLGVVEGLTEYLPVSSTGHLLLAERVMGIGESVALTPEERKRTKEASDAYTICIQAGAILAVFGLYFRRVRQMLQGLMGKDAAGRQLLTNVVVGFLPAAVIGLAFNKLIKSYLFGTWPVILAWFFGGLAILAVSWRNKHKETGAQSGLSIMELSWRMALIIGFAQCIAMWPGVSRSLVTIVGGLLVGLTLSAAVEFSFLLGLITLSAATAYDALKHGQVMLQTFDALSLAVGVFFAFVAAVLSVKWMVGYLNRHGLAIFGYYRVALALVAGTLLMNGVL